The Tubulanus polymorphus chromosome 3, tnTubPoly1.2, whole genome shotgun sequence nucleotide sequence TCGAATGAACTCTACGGTCATGAAAGGAAATGTGTAACGTTCAACCTACAGGACAGAAACGAGTGCGTAAAGCCAAAAACTGCGTTCAACAGGACGAAACAACAAATAAGTCCGACATTACGCATTGCGAGCGGACAACGTTTCCTCAAACCATCGAATACCGATGATCTCGTAGATCCGGGTTTGTTGAATAAGTCCGGTGGCTATTCACGACGGAAAAGTGTCGAATCTTCGATCAGCTCTTCGAATACGATGACTAAAGAACAGTTCGCGAGCGAACAAGATTCGTTAAAATTGAGAATCGATCGGTTTCTGTCGGGATTAAATGAAAAGTCGTCCGATGAAAATATGGACGAAAAACAAGCTGCGAATGTTACAGGAAATAAAGATATGAATGGCACACCGAAATATCAGTCGTATTACAGTCAATCAAATGAGCAAGTCAAGGGAGATGAAATTCCATATACCACTACAGAAGCAACAATTCAAGCGATTAAAGCCCGACAAGCAAgcttagaagtatcaaaaccTATCAGTACCGGTATAGGTGGCAATAACAGTGCCTTTGGGCAGACCAACAGCCCCCCAGAACAAAAAGTTAGTAGATGGCGTACGTTGGCCGAAAAGGTAACGGACAACAATGACGATACTCTGAGCAACTTCCCGCCGAAAAATCAAAACGCAATGAATTCACGAGAAAATGAAGCCCCTCAAAGAAGACGCAGTAGCGTTACGGGGATACCTCAACACTCGATGAATCGAGCTCGCCGACATACAGCGTCGTCAAAATTACGAAAAATAGTCGACGATCTGATGAAACGGAAAACACGCTACGAGCTGAACGAACTGGAGGAGGTACGTCAACGTATGAAAGAGGAAGAAGAGCAGAAATCATTAACGGCAGAACCAGCAGAAAGATACGAGGTCGAGGAAGAATATTCTAGCTGAATAGAAACTATTTCCCCATTTACAGCATTCAGGGCACACGAAGTATAGTTATACAGTACTTAAACTATTCTGTAAATGTATATGTAAATAACGAGTATGTACAAAGTTTAAATAGTAATAAATCTGTTTAATCATAAAGACTTCTTTTTTGTTAGAATAAGAGGCACGCATTTCCCTGTTAATAAAACAGgaaatattatgaatattggatttgCATCgaattattcgaaatctataaatctttacCGCGTAGAGGATACTAACCAGGCTTCCAGCAGGGATGGGAATGAGGTTCACTATGCGCGTTATGCCAGACGACCTGTCTACACCCGTCATAAGCTATCGAGTATTCGTCATCACCAATACCATAACCatcctgaaataaatataCCAACTCATTCTGAAAACCATGTACCAGTGTGTCAAAATAGGACACAAAGCACCGGACTACTAGACTTACATAATTGAGGAACTTGCTGTTTTTTGTAGCCCAGCCCAGTTGCATGACTCCATTTGTTATCACTTTCACTTCGTAATACCAGATTCCTTTATCTACTTGGAATGTACAGCGCACACTTTCAAATGAAGACGCGTCACATCTTGCCTGAAAATGAAGACTTACTTTTACAACTTATCGGTCAGTTTAACTTTGATGAAAGGTAAATTGCTCGGCTATAAAAACTCATACCTCAGTGCCATCTGGTGATAGTTTCAGGTACTCACTCGCATCATTATCATTCAGTTTAACATTCAAAGTTTCACAATCAATCTTCTCATAAGAATAGGGACGGTCCTTTAAGATTAAAAGATTCAATGCGCTATATACCCGTAAATTATCAATACGgctcaatatttcaatactaTAAGTTGAATGGTAATTCCATCGCTTACCTCCATTACaactaaaaaagaaaaatatttcaatactaTTACTTTTTGTAGATTGCTTTGAAAAAGttgattatcaaaatatcCAGCTTTTAAAACTTACACAAGTTATCAAGACACCATCGAGCGCAAAACCCAACTTCACGCTTCGAATAATTAGCATCGTTACACCACGTCTCAAATAGTTCCAACAGCTGCGAATTAGTTTCAGAGAATCTTTTCACTAATGTTAGTTTATTCTCACCTACGTAGAGAGGAGTACAAATGTAGCCAGATTGAACAAGAAGACTCAAGGCTTACCCGGTATTAATGATAACTGATAGAATATAAGCATTACTTACTAGTTTGAGCAAATTTCTCCAATGCGATCATTGAGTGAAGAATCACATGTTCATGACATAATACATTCTGCAAAATAACCAACAAATTCATGCAGATCTGCTGCCAAGTAATTTCCGGAAAATTGCTAAAATTTTGGAGATATCTATTTACCAAATTTGCGATTAAATATTCAAGCACATCATTTGTAAGTAAATGTATACTAATAGGTCctgaaaaatgagaaaaagtacatatacatgtatttagatTTCAGAAGGTACAATCTACACAGTAATTCACTCATAAAAATCAGCCACGTATAATAGTctcaatcaaatttcattttctgaaaatcttTCAGTATTTTACCTGCTAATTTTTCGGCTAAACAACCTAAAACAATACCGATATTGCGGTGACATCGAGTATTCCGACGACCACTTATTGACGTTTGACGTGACAATTTAAACATCTGACTTAGTTTACTCACGGATTCCTGAAATAAAATATCGGACTTTTAGGTAAAGTTCTCACTCATTGGAGCCATCCAAATATCTCGAGAATAAAATCACAAACCTTCGTTGGTAAAGGACAATCGTCCAGTAACAAAATGATCACAGCAGGACCAAACGGACCAGTCAGTGGAATGACTTTTACGAGAGACCACACAACAGCTAACCAGCCATGTTCGTGTTCAGCAATATTGTGCAGTGTTAATATAGCTTTTGGTGGTTCACGATCACTGAAATAGATACGAATTTGACACAGGAATTACATCAACTGAAGAATTATTTAGTAGTACAAGCACGAATTATGATCATCTCAAAATTAAACTTATCAAGCTTTCCAGATATTAGTTTGAtcattctaaaactgaaaagCAAAACTTACTTATCAACTAGTGTTGGTATTAGTGAAAGAGTTTCTAAGACTAACGCGTCGATATATGCCGGTGTTGCTCTCTTATACGAATGATGTTCGTGTATTGTCTGAATTTGTAACGAATGTGGACTTATTTCTATTGTTTGATGCGGCTCCGGCTGCTGCGGGGACGTGATGAAAATATCTCCATCACTCGTATCGATAGCATTGCTGTCAGATGCGGACGTTTTTTCTTTGCCCACACACGTTCCCATGTTGATGCGCCGATGATGACGAGTATGTTttaagaaatagaacaataaacGGAACGACAATCTCGATGAAAAGATCGCAACAAtccaaaatgttaaaatcataaCATATCCATTAGGCTATCAGTTTCGTTTTTATACAGCGTCAGTGATGTGCCAAACAAATGTCATATCTTATTATAATCCTTAAATGAGTAATTCAATGACATATTCGGTGAAGATAAAGAATCCATATCTAATATCAGTCAATGGGCCATctagaaaattgaaatgatatcatGATTTTACTATAGGCTAGACCAGAATGAATCAGGCTGACACATACCAGCATATATATACTATAGCTATCAACAGAAATGGtggtatataggcctatactgtATGATTTGGCTGATAATAAAGTGAAAGCCTAAAAATTCAACGTATAGAATATTAGTTAAATTTTCATGCTCAATCCGGTACCCGCTCGATCTGATAATCTATCAATCATTCCACTTTGTTTCTCGCTCCTTCTCCTCTCACACTCTCATTAAAACAACTTGCCAGTTTCCACGAGAAAAGCAAAATAAACATCGAAATACTTCTTTTATAAACGGACTGGGTTATCAAGTTCGCGATGCGGAATTCTGAGATTCTTGATTATTGGGAATAAAGTTAGCAAAGGTCTAGTATTTTACGCATACATTTACGCATTTACGTCCAatattataggcctatttatttccgggttgaaGTCTAAAACACGGATTGGGATGTTAGTGGTCTAGCTAGTTCAATGATTAGCAGGCTACTTTTATGTAAATTCGTTCTATTGTTATCTTGTTACCTTACCTTGATTTTATCAGCAGTCAccttttcttcaaaaatgaatttagataACGTTAATTTCTTTAGTATcaatatatttaaattttcattggCCTGGCCATCTAGCGGTAGTTGCCAGCACTAACCcggaaatatcatatttacttcCTGGTAACTGTCAAACAAGTGCTCGTTAAAGTAAATAAACCTAGGCATATAACAACGCGTAGAACAATGTCGAAGTTTTTAGAAGTCGAAACTGAGACAGATACTTTCGTCTTGAAAGGTAGATCCTGCGAATTGTCAGCATTTTCCTTTGTACCAGCCGATAGAAATGATCCAAAAGAAAGAACTGTTTTCAACACCGACAAAAAGGTACGTGTCATATTCTGTATGAGAACCCTAGTGTAGTGTAAGTAAAGGGTAGGCCCAAGTTAACTTTACTCCTTTTGAGAAGTTtttaatcttatattctcAATCTTAGGGAAGGTACAATAGGTCAACATATGATCGACTCTTCACGCCAAACGAGGGTTACAACAATAAACTCCATAGAGATGACAGAGAACATGCTAAATCTAAGGGATTATTAGTGAATGACGAGGTAACAATTGCCGTTTGCACCAAACTTGAATTTACCTGAAGGTAAACTAATTGTACAACTGTATTTTCTCCTTAGGAAAAAGTGAAAACCGTTCCGACGCTATCCTCCTCCGAATACGGTCATCGTTTAGAAGATAAACTCGACCCACCAGACAGAAAACATGTTAGAATAGCACACGTACGAGCAGAATTCTATCGTCGTAACGGAATACCTGCATCTTAGACACTGAAATTACTGGTCATTATTGTATTCACTGAATCCATCCAGTGTGGAATTCAAACCACATACCGTAACAGAAACATGTGCAAAATTCTGATGCTCTAGTCCTAGAGACTTGGCAAAACTGATAATCCTGAACA carries:
- the LOC141902399 gene encoding RING finger and SPRY domain-containing protein 1-like, which codes for MILTFWIVAIFSSRLSFRLLFYFLKHTRHHRRINMGTCVGKEKTSASDSNAIDTSDGDIFITSPQQPEPHQTIEISPHSLQIQTIHEHHSYKRATPAYIDALVLETLSLIPTLVDNDREPPKAILTLHNIAEHEHGWLAVVWSLVKVIPLTGPFGPAVIILLLDDCPLPTKESVSKLSQMFKLSRQTSISGRRNTRCHRNIGIVLGCLAEKLAGPISIHLLTNDVLEYLIANLNVLCHEHVILHSMIALEKFAQTSENKLTLVKRFSETNSQLLELFETWCNDANYSKREVGFCARWCLDNLFVMEDRPYSYEKIDCETLNVKLNDNDASEYLKLSPDGTEARCDASSFESVRCTFQVDKGIWYYEVKVITNGVMQLGWATKNSKFLNYDGYGIGDDEYSIAYDGCRQVVWHNAHSEPHSHPCWKPGDILGSLLNLNNEEITFYLNGDPLPPVKSVFQYAKSGFFSAASFMSFQQCQFNFGQLPFKFPPTNIAFKCFNDYGQLSDEERLILPKHKKLAMLRSVSVKEDSCTLCFDNTASVILQPCQHLGFCMDCAIQLDKCPLCRDAIQSRDIVS
- the LOC141902367 gene encoding cilia- and flagella-associated protein 90-like, with amino-acid sequence MSKFLEVETETDTFVLKGRSCELSAFSFVPADRNDPKERTVFNTDKKGRYNRSTYDRLFTPNEGYNNKLHRDDREHAKSKGLLVNDEEKVKTVPTLSSSEYGHRLEDKLDPPDRKHVRIAHVRAEFYRRNGIPAS
- the LOC141901055 gene encoding uncharacterized protein LOC141901055 — its product is MDEAVKDKNRVDTTVVQAKKTIKPFFNQKVTGVKNSQHERQLKKHNKLIDRQKNRKMRLISDDTNNLRHEFKLIQLSKQKNDLEIRKRDNPVEDYSLHEAGIATSERFLRNSVQSYYLDKTNSFRRRSIPDPEHVTPLIARARESLRNKERILRKNDRDILTAEEERMRSNSRRSRRSQSLVESLGEYLHESTSTSSYDSPCGPELGQIFTRNYTEGNILSTDIYELNDPQLNINKSHSNPNLLSNELYGHERKCVTFNLQDRNECVKPKTAFNRTKQQISPTLRIASGQRFLKPSNTDDLVDPGLLNKSGGYSRRKSVESSISSSNTMTKEQFASEQDSLKLRIDRFLSGLNEKSSDENMDEKQAANVTGNKDMNGTPKYQSYYSQSNEQVKGDEIPYTTTEATIQAIKARQASLEVSKPISTGIGGNNSAFGQTNSPPEQKVSRWRTLAEKVTDNNDDTLSNFPPKNQNAMNSRENEAPQRRRSSVTGIPQHSMNRARRHTASSKLRKIVDDLMKRKTRYELNELEEVRQRMKEEEEQKSLTAEPAERYEVEEEYSS